Proteins encoded together in one Thermococcus sp. window:
- the amrS gene encoding AmmeMemoRadiSam system radical SAM enzyme: MREAMWWEPLDNNRVRCRLCPLNCIISEGKRGSCKVRKNIGGKLYTLNYGKVSAIGADPVEKKPLFHFWPGSCALSISSVGCNMHCKHCQNWEISQADESFPYLHDMSPEMVVAIAKRYSCESIAYTYNEPVIWYEFVLDTAKLAKREGIYNLLITNGYINEEPFRELAPYIDAMNIDIKAFSDEFYMKIASVPSGEPSRRTAVMAKKEFGIHVELTYLIIPTLNDKAEEIRAFARWVVEELGDDTPVHFSRFFPHYKLKHLQPTPLETMDMAYRIAKEEGLKFVYIGNVPGHPGENTYCPRCGKPLIVRWGFEITEYNITEDGRCRYCGERIPIVGTYTKKSYPGMWW, translated from the coding sequence CAGGCTCTGCCCGCTTAACTGTATAATCAGCGAGGGGAAGAGGGGTTCCTGTAAGGTTAGGAAGAACATAGGTGGAAAGCTCTACACCCTTAACTACGGAAAGGTCTCTGCAATCGGTGCCGACCCCGTTGAGAAAAAACCACTCTTCCACTTCTGGCCGGGTTCGTGTGCCCTTTCAATAAGCTCGGTCGGCTGTAACATGCACTGTAAGCACTGTCAAAACTGGGAGATTAGTCAGGCTGATGAGAGCTTTCCTTACCTTCATGACATGAGTCCAGAGATGGTAGTGGCAATAGCGAAGCGCTACTCTTGTGAGAGCATAGCATACACCTACAACGAGCCGGTTATCTGGTACGAGTTCGTTCTCGATACCGCGAAGCTCGCTAAAAGAGAGGGAATCTACAACCTCCTCATAACCAACGGCTACATCAACGAGGAACCATTTAGGGAGTTGGCCCCTTACATCGACGCTATGAACATAGACATCAAGGCCTTCAGTGATGAGTTCTACATGAAGATAGCGAGCGTGCCGAGCGGTGAGCCGAGCAGGAGAACGGCGGTGATGGCCAAGAAGGAATTCGGAATCCACGTCGAACTGACATACCTTATAATCCCGACGCTCAACGATAAAGCGGAAGAAATCCGGGCCTTCGCCCGCTGGGTTGTGGAAGAGCTTGGCGACGATACGCCGGTCCACTTCTCTCGCTTCTTCCCCCACTACAAGCTGAAACACCTCCAACCAACGCCTCTAGAGACTATGGACATGGCCTACCGCATAGCTAAGGAGGAGGGCTTGAAGTTCGTCTACATCGGCAATGTGCCCGGTCATCCGGGGGAAAACACATACTGCCCGAGGTGTGGAAAGCCTTTAATAGTCCGCTGGGGTTTCGAGATTACCGAGTACAACATCACCGAAGATGGAAGGTGCAGGTACTGCGGTGAGAGGATTCCCATCGTAGGGACGTACACAAAGAAAAGTTATCCGGGTATGTGGTGGTGA
- a CDS encoding radical SAM protein, which yields MKVVLIDGYTDEPAGLGVPPYLGIYPRYAYGAVRKARNEARIFYLTIDDLRATFLGEKGIATKNKTPNFPKVRAILEKADVVVYIGGLHTPGKYLSAVPGSVEEIARFIRDLKAVKILGGPAFMGSASMGGIKITSRELQLAESVFDHVVYGDLEAFLFDYLRNPKDADPLRFRTYEELRDYAIFGAEVVKQFPDFPDFVIVEIETQRGCPKAMGIGGCSFCTEPVRYRTVEDRPVEDVVAEVKVLYELGVRHFRVGRQSCIFSYMAKPNGRVPIPNPEAIEKLFAGIRSVASDVKTLHVDNANPAVIANYPEESIRIAKALIKYGTPGNVVAFGLESADPHVAKLNNLNATAEETYEAIRILNEVGARRGYNGMPWLLPGINIIFGLPGETKKSYEITFQFLKRLLDNGLMVRRINIRQVVVFPGTPLWHMRSKVKTEKHKRLIQHYRHKIRHEIDLPMLKRVVPVGTVLRDVRAEVFDNGLTYGRQIGSYPLIVGIPKQIPLNRFYDVLIVDHGFRSITGIPVPININRESPKVLELVPGIGRKTAVRILVKRPFKSEDEFFNLISEDKREILGGKISL from the coding sequence ATGAAGGTTGTCCTCATAGATGGCTACACTGATGAACCGGCCGGCCTTGGAGTTCCGCCGTATCTCGGAATTTACCCTAGATACGCTTACGGAGCTGTGAGAAAGGCTCGAAATGAAGCTAGGATTTTTTATCTCACAATAGATGACCTGAGGGCCACGTTTCTGGGGGAAAAAGGTATAGCGACGAAGAACAAAACTCCCAACTTCCCCAAGGTTAGGGCGATTCTTGAAAAGGCCGATGTAGTGGTTTACATTGGCGGTCTTCACACGCCGGGCAAATACCTCTCCGCCGTCCCGGGGAGCGTTGAGGAGATAGCACGCTTCATAAGGGATTTGAAGGCTGTTAAAATCCTCGGTGGGCCAGCCTTCATGGGCTCCGCATCGATGGGTGGAATCAAAATTACGAGCAGGGAGCTCCAGTTGGCGGAAAGCGTCTTTGACCACGTGGTTTATGGCGACCTGGAGGCCTTTCTCTTTGACTACTTGAGAAATCCAAAGGACGCCGACCCCCTCAGGTTTCGAACCTACGAAGAGCTACGCGATTACGCAATTTTCGGTGCTGAGGTCGTTAAGCAGTTCCCAGACTTCCCGGATTTTGTAATAGTCGAGATTGAGACCCAGCGTGGCTGTCCAAAGGCGATGGGTATAGGCGGTTGCTCCTTCTGCACCGAGCCAGTGAGATACAGAACCGTCGAAGACAGACCGGTTGAGGACGTTGTTGCCGAAGTAAAGGTTCTCTACGAGCTTGGAGTGAGGCACTTCCGGGTTGGAAGGCAGAGCTGTATCTTCTCGTACATGGCGAAACCGAACGGCAGGGTCCCGATTCCAAACCCCGAGGCGATAGAGAAGCTCTTTGCAGGAATACGTTCTGTTGCTTCTGATGTTAAAACGCTCCACGTCGACAACGCCAACCCAGCAGTGATAGCCAACTATCCCGAGGAGAGTATAAGGATTGCAAAGGCCCTCATAAAGTACGGCACACCGGGAAACGTTGTCGCCTTCGGCCTTGAGAGTGCCGACCCTCATGTGGCCAAGCTCAACAACCTGAACGCGACTGCCGAGGAAACCTACGAGGCCATTAGAATTCTCAACGAGGTCGGCGCGAGGAGGGGCTACAACGGGATGCCGTGGCTTCTGCCCGGGATAAACATAATCTTCGGTCTTCCGGGAGAGACAAAAAAGAGCTACGAGATAACCTTCCAGTTCCTCAAGAGGCTCCTCGACAATGGCCTCATGGTGAGGAGGATAAACATCCGGCAGGTGGTCGTCTTCCCCGGAACACCCCTGTGGCACATGAGGAGCAAGGTTAAGACTGAGAAGCATAAACGGCTAATCCAGCACTATAGACACAAAATAAGACACGAGATTGATTTACCGATGCTCAAACGGGTCGTCCCAGTTGGGACTGTCCTGAGGGACGTTCGTGCGGAGGTTTTCGACAACGGGTTGACCTACGGGAGGCAGATTGGGAGCTATCCACTCATCGTTGGAATTCCAAAGCAAATCCCCCTGAACAGGTTCTACGACGTCCTTATAGTTGACCACGGCTTCAGGAGCATTACCGGAATTCCGGTTCCAATAAACATTAACCGAGAAAGCCCCAAGGTTTTGGAGCTTGTTCCGGGAATCGGGAGGAAAACTGCCGTCAGAATACTCGTGAAGAGACCTTTTAAAAGCGAGGACGAGTTTTTCAACCTCATTAGTGAGGACAAAAGGGAAATACTGGGCGGAAAAATCAGCCTGTAG
- a CDS encoding S-layer protein, which translates to MKVKKIAALAVGAAMIGATIGFASATTVPNIPKSFFVKSDGTPNVKIVVGSNAAAMDVASAADIAVALGSLLYTTKQVEAQNAYVKIKEVIPPATEAMWTIYAYNYTTITEDHGINNISSVGWATSYDQLPADYWYNGAAFTANYTEWESAFEVPVTLTGKDKAGDYSVDWHVTIANPELKSLDPAKWNMTAPPKKADLVVAPGKLNILVDYVLYNYSVTTTKTVVLGKPEWGTTEVTKNVTNYYIGDAEEVAANGGTIVSEVFPGVSAGMDFTVFGHSYHVLEVGNDTFTAGMIPSDNPMWYEIGQSKTIPGTNWVVTVLDINLQETRALIIVKDAATGAQTGQVILNKGEPVYFVEENGQVETYDSLSAAGGKANLVLTLEDTFVGIDNHIIASISAEYDIETLGPVFHPADGWNATVKTALKNGVWYITNITLVNDKTLEGNPIDVFGVYDLKYKYVQKGYDKYYNPATGEFVYAQKGEQYIVAYAYICLKDKEGQVIEKELKIGDQIPDSGYTIEGIYTTTVVPKPVTQPIVYMDYEINISDPGSNLILVGGPVANSVTKYLVEHNISKVDWYNSPGDVEYIPKALDGYDVVIVAGATRNQTRVAAEALMKYIAELAKE; encoded by the coding sequence ATGAAGGTGAAGAAAATCGCGGCACTTGCCGTTGGTGCCGCAATGATTGGTGCAACCATAGGCTTCGCTAGTGCCACCACTGTCCCGAACATCCCAAAGAGCTTTTTCGTCAAGTCTGATGGTACTCCGAACGTTAAAATCGTGGTTGGAAGCAACGCTGCTGCTATGGACGTTGCGAGCGCCGCTGACATAGCTGTTGCCCTTGGAAGTCTGCTCTACACCACCAAGCAGGTTGAGGCTCAGAACGCTTACGTCAAGATTAAAGAGGTTATCCCACCTGCTACCGAAGCTATGTGGACCATCTACGCTTACAACTACACCACCATCACCGAGGACCACGGGATAAACAACATATCTTCAGTTGGATGGGCCACCAGCTACGACCAGCTTCCAGCTGACTACTGGTACAACGGTGCCGCTTTCACCGCCAATTACACCGAGTGGGAGAGCGCCTTTGAGGTTCCCGTTACCCTGACAGGTAAGGACAAGGCTGGCGACTACAGCGTCGACTGGCACGTTACCATCGCCAACCCCGAGCTCAAGAGCCTTGACCCTGCTAAGTGGAACATGACCGCCCCGCCCAAGAAGGCTGACCTTGTCGTTGCCCCGGGTAAGCTCAACATACTCGTTGACTACGTCCTCTACAACTACAGCGTCACCACTACCAAGACAGTAGTTCTCGGTAAGCCCGAGTGGGGTACCACAGAAGTCACCAAAAACGTTACCAACTACTACATCGGCGATGCCGAGGAGGTTGCCGCCAACGGTGGAACCATAGTCAGTGAGGTCTTCCCGGGAGTTAGCGCTGGCATGGACTTCACTGTATTTGGTCACAGCTATCACGTTCTTGAGGTCGGAAACGACACGTTCACGGCCGGTATGATTCCGTCCGACAACCCGATGTGGTATGAAATTGGCCAGAGCAAGACCATACCCGGAACCAACTGGGTCGTTACTGTCCTTGACATCAACCTCCAGGAGACCAGGGCACTCATCATAGTTAAGGATGCCGCCACCGGTGCCCAGACCGGTCAGGTCATCCTCAACAAGGGAGAGCCGGTTTACTTTGTCGAGGAGAATGGCCAAGTTGAGACCTACGACAGCCTTAGCGCCGCCGGTGGAAAGGCGAACCTCGTGCTCACTCTCGAAGACACCTTCGTTGGTATCGACAACCACATCATAGCAAGCATTTCCGCTGAGTACGACATTGAGACCCTTGGCCCAGTCTTCCACCCGGCTGACGGATGGAACGCCACCGTTAAGACCGCCCTCAAGAACGGTGTCTGGTACATCACCAACATAACCCTCGTCAACGACAAGACCCTCGAGGGCAACCCGATTGACGTCTTCGGTGTCTACGACCTCAAGTATAAGTACGTTCAGAAGGGCTACGACAAGTACTACAACCCGGCCACCGGTGAGTTCGTCTACGCTCAAAAGGGAGAGCAGTACATAGTCGCCTACGCCTACATCTGCCTCAAGGATAAGGAGGGTCAGGTTATCGAAAAGGAGCTCAAGATCGGCGACCAGATACCTGACAGCGGCTACACCATCGAGGGCATCTACACCACCACAGTGGTTCCCAAGCCGGTTACCCAGCCGATAGTCTACATGGACTACGAAATCAACATCAGCGACCCAGGAAGCAACCTCATCCTCGTCGGTGGCCCCGTTGCTAACAGCGTCACCAAGTACCTTGTCGAGCACAACATAAGCAAGGTCGACTGGTACAACAGCCCAGGTGACGTTGAGTACATTCCAAAGGCTCTTGACGGCTACGACGTCGTTATCGTCGCCGGTGCAACCAGGAACCAGACCAGGGTTGCCGCTGAGGCCCTTATGAAGTACATTGCGGAGCTCGCCAAGGAGTGA